The DNA region TTTATGCAAGCAGATTTTGCAGAAGCAGATTTTGGCGAGGACAAATATTGTGCTATAGTATCTGGCTTAGCCATCCATCATTTACCCCATGATTTGAAACAACTATTATTCAACAAAATATTCAAAGCATTAAAACCTGGTGGCATATTTATTAATGCAGACCAAGTAGCTGGAGAAACGGATTATATTGACCAAATCAATAAATCCACTTGGGTTACTAAAGTAAAAAAATCTTCCTTGACTGAAATTGAAAAAGAAAGCGCTTTTGAAAGAGTTAAATTAGACATTTTCGCTAAACTTTCAGATCAGTTAAGTTGGTTGCAAAACATTGGTTTTGAAAATGTAAATAATTATTATCAATACTACAACTTTGTAGTATTTGCAGGTCAAAAGCCTAAAAAATAATATTCAAATGAGTGAAATTATACATTCGCAACAAGCGGAATCAAATAAAAAAGCAGATCAAAGTACGGCGAAATTTCAATCAGATAGAAAGCTTATTTCTACAAGTATTGTTCCGATAACTTTGGAAAATATAGACACCGATCAGATCATTCCAGCTAGATTTTTGAAAGCAACAAATAGAGATGGATTTGGAAAAAATCTTTTTCGTGATTGGCGTTATAAAAACGATGATGAAAACCAACCCATTGAATCATTTCCATTGAATAATGCCGTTTATTCTGGTAAAATTCTAGTTGCAGGTAAAAATTTTGGTTGTGGTTCTTCCCGTGAGCACGCGGCTTGGGCAATAAAAGACTATGGTTTTGATATAGTTGTAAGTAGTTTTTTTGCAGATATTTTCAAAAATAATGCACTTAATAATTTCTTGTTACCAGTGCAAGTGACAGAAGATTTTTTACATAAAATTTTCTCTGCGGTAGAAGCGAATCCTAAGGTTGAAATAGAAGTAAATCTTGAACAACAAACTATAAAAATTTTGGATGCAAAATACGCTGACAACACAGATGGAACTGCTCATTTTGACATCAATAATTATAAAAAGACTTGTTTATTAAACGGTTTCGACGATATCGATTATTTACTCAATATCAGAACAGAAATCGAAGCATACGAAAAAACAAGAATCTAAAAAATCACGTAGCAATGTCAAATCCTTTTATAGTCGCACATATCAAAAATATCGTTCTAAACGGAGTTTCTGTATTAGAAAATATTGATTTTTCCCTTAACAAAGGGGAAAATTTGATAATCACTGGTGCGTCTGGCAATGGAAAGACGACGATGGCTTTGGCATTAGCTAAAAAGCTTTACGTAAATGGTGTGATTGACATTTTCTTTGATAAAGAAAATACCGAAGTCCAACCAACGACAAAATTCATAGAACAACGTTATAGTTTAAAAAATAAAGGCAACTTAACAACGGGCTTTTATTATCAACAACGTTTTAATTCTTCCGATTCAACAGATTCCTATACTGTGATGGATGAATTATTAGCAATAGATGACAATAAAGAATCTGTAGAAAATCTTTTAAATAATCTTAATTTATTTGAAAGAAAAGAGGCGCCAATCATTCAACTTTCGTCAGGAGAGCATAAGAGATTTCAATTAATAAAAGCATTGTTGAAGCCTTCGCAATTGATGATTTTGGATGAGCCTTTTATCGGTTTGGATAAAGCGAGTCGTGAGAAACTATATGCTATAATAGACGAGCGAACTATAAAAGGCAGCACGTTTATCATTATATCTGGCGTACATCATGCATTTCCAAAAAGTGCTGCGAAAATATTAGAACTAAATAGTAACACGACACATCAATTTAGTTCTATTAAAGACTTCACTCCTACGTTGCAAGAAAGTAAATTTAAAATAGACACTGATGCCATTCCATTAATTCAAAAGGATTCTCTAGTATTTGAAAATGCGATCAGAATGGTCAACGTAAACGTTCAATATGGCGAAAAGAAAATTTTAAATAATATCAATTGGACGGTAAAAAAAGGAGAAAAATGGTTGGTAAAAGGGCATAACGGAGCCGGAAAGTC from Rhizosphaericola mali includes:
- a CDS encoding class I SAM-dependent methyltransferase, whose product is MVVDKIQYQFNAVSDKYDKQRRILIPCFSDYYQTALEISEQLPQIKSILDVGAGTGLMSAFFHEKYPNAEITLVDISEKMLDKAKERFDSEDNIQFMQADFAEADFGEDKYCAIVSGLAIHHLPHDLKQLLFNKIFKALKPGGIFINADQVAGETDYIDQINKSTWVTKVKKSSLTEIEKESAFERVKLDIFAKLSDQLSWLQNIGFENVNNYYQYYNFVVFAGQKPKK
- the leuD gene encoding 3-isopropylmalate dehydratase small subunit — encoded protein: MSEIIHSQQAESNKKADQSTAKFQSDRKLISTSIVPITLENIDTDQIIPARFLKATNRDGFGKNLFRDWRYKNDDENQPIESFPLNNAVYSGKILVAGKNFGCGSSREHAAWAIKDYGFDIVVSSFFADIFKNNALNNFLLPVQVTEDFLHKIFSAVEANPKVEIEVNLEQQTIKILDAKYADNTDGTAHFDINNYKKTCLLNGFDDIDYLLNIRTEIEAYEKTRI
- a CDS encoding ATP-binding cassette domain-containing protein, giving the protein MSNPFIVAHIKNIVLNGVSVLENIDFSLNKGENLIITGASGNGKTTMALALAKKLYVNGVIDIFFDKENTEVQPTTKFIEQRYSLKNKGNLTTGFYYQQRFNSSDSTDSYTVMDELLAIDDNKESVENLLNNLNLFERKEAPIIQLSSGEHKRFQLIKALLKPSQLMILDEPFIGLDKASREKLYAIIDERTIKGSTFIIISGVHHAFPKSAAKILELNSNTTHQFSSIKDFTPTLQESKFKIDTDAIPLIQKDSLVFENAIRMVNVNVQYGEKKILNNINWTVKKGEKWLVKGHNGAGKSTLLSLITGDNPQAYANEIYLFDKRRGRGETIWDIKRPIGFVSPEVFAYYDKNLTVYTTVACGLFDTMGLFKKLKPEEEASVAAWLNVFNLNTIQNKRLNTLSSGQQRMVLLANALVKNPPLLLLDEPCQGLDESQTQEFVQMIDILVEKLNTTILYISHYDNEIPNCIDQILQLEHGNPTLLKNHKREILVHE